The Staphylococcus sp. KG4-3 genome has a window encoding:
- the mnmA gene encoding tRNA 2-thiouridine(34) synthase MnmA — MSNKDTRVVVGMSGGVDSSVTAHLLKEQGYDVIGIFMKNWDDTDENGVCTATEDYNDVIAVCNQLDIPYYAVNFEKEYWDKVFTYFLDEYKKGRTPNPDVMCNKEIKFKAFLEHALKLGADYVATGHYARVRRHEDGHVEMLRGVDNNKDQTYFLNQLSQDQLSRVMFPIGDIDKKEVRRIAEEQNLATAKKKDSTGICFIGERNFKEFLSQYLPAQSGEMRTLQGEKIGTHAGLMYYTIGQRHGLGIGGDGDPWFVVGKNLNDNVLYVEQGFHHEALYSDYLIASDISFVNDVDLENGFECTAKFRYRQKDTKVFVQKENNNAIRVVFDEPVRAITPGQSVVLYDGDVCLGGATIDDVFKESGQLSYVL; from the coding sequence GTGTCAAATAAAGATACACGAGTTGTTGTCGGGATGTCTGGTGGCGTAGATAGTTCCGTTACAGCACATTTGTTAAAAGAACAAGGTTATGATGTCATAGGTATATTCATGAAAAATTGGGATGATACTGATGAAAATGGCGTATGTACAGCTACTGAAGATTATAATGATGTCATCGCAGTATGCAATCAATTAGATATTCCATACTATGCAGTGAATTTTGAGAAAGAATACTGGGATAAAGTATTTACGTATTTCCTAGATGAATATAAAAAAGGACGTACGCCAAACCCTGATGTAATGTGCAATAAAGAGATTAAATTCAAAGCTTTTTTAGAACACGCATTAAAACTTGGTGCTGATTATGTTGCTACAGGTCATTATGCACGTGTGCGTCGTCACGAGGATGGACACGTTGAAATGTTAAGAGGCGTGGATAACAATAAAGATCAAACTTATTTCTTAAATCAATTATCACAAGATCAATTATCTCGTGTAATGTTCCCAATAGGTGATATCGATAAAAAAGAAGTACGTCGTATTGCTGAAGAACAAAATTTAGCAACTGCTAAAAAGAAAGATTCAACAGGTATTTGTTTTATTGGAGAACGTAATTTCAAAGAATTTCTTTCACAATATTTACCAGCACAATCTGGAGAAATGCGAACACTACAAGGTGAAAAAATCGGTACGCATGCTGGACTAATGTATTATACAATCGGGCAACGTCATGGTCTAGGTATTGGTGGAGACGGTGATCCATGGTTTGTAGTTGGTAAAAACTTAAACGATAACGTATTATATGTTGAACAAGGTTTCCACCATGAAGCATTGTACAGTGATTACTTGATTGCATCAGATATCTCATTTGTAAACGATGTCGACTTAGAAAACGGATTTGAATGTACTGCAAAATTCAGATACCGTCAAAAAGATACCAAAGTATTTGTACAAAAAGAGAATAATAATGCAATTCGTGTAGTATTCGATGAACCAGTTCGTGCGATTACGCCTGGTCAATCTGTTGTACTTTATGATGGCGATGTCTGTCTTGGTGGTGCTACAATTGATGATGTTTTCAAAGAATCTGGACAATTAAGTTACGTTTTATAA
- the alaS gene encoding alanine--tRNA ligase, which produces MKNLKASEIRQNFIDYFVEQGHMVEPSAPLVPIDDDSLLWINSGVATLKKYFDGRETPRKPRIVNSQKAIRTNDIENVGFTARHHTFFEMLGNFSIGNYFKKEAIEFAWEFLTSEKWMAMDPKMLYVTVHPEDIEAYRIWNEDIGLEESRIIRIEGNFWDIGEGPSGPNTEIFYDRGDSYGKDDPAEEMYPGGENERFLEVWNLVFSEFNHNKDHTYTPLPNKNIDTGMGLERMASLAQNVRTNYETDLFMPIIREVETLSGKKYLEKDAYDVAFKVISDHIRTIAFAIADGALPANEGRGYVLRRLLRRAVRFSQSLDINEPFMYQLVDIVADIMEPYYPNVKEKSDFIKRVIKSEEERFHETLEEGLTILNNLVAQAKNQSNEISGKDAFKLYDTYGFPVELTEEIATQENLSVDMATFESEMQQQRDRARQARQNSQSMQVQSEVLKKITTESKFVGYDVMDRATTITDIIHNGELVDTAEAGEIVYFILKETPFYAVSGGQVADEGKVSNENFEIAVTEVTKAPNGQNLHKGEIQFGTVKTNTEVSASVNHKDRSAIKKNHSATHLLHAALKEVLGEHVNQAGSLVEADRLRFDFSHFGPMTQEEIDQVERRVNEEIWNSIEVNIQEMPIEEAKQIGAMALFGEKYGDVVRVVNMAPFSIELCGGIHVNNTSEIGLFKIVSESGTGAGVRRIEALTGKSAFLYLETIQTQFNAVKTQVKVKTDDQVLDKVIQMQTEEKELVKQLEQKNKEVTSLKMGDLTNQVEEINGLKFLAAEVEVPNAKAIRETMDDFKSKLQDTVIVLISNVDGKVSLVATVPKAFTDKVKAGDIIKNMAPIVGGKGGGRPDMAQGGGTQPENITEALRFIKDYIKSL; this is translated from the coding sequence ATGAAAAACTTAAAGGCAAGTGAAATTAGACAAAATTTTATCGATTATTTTGTAGAACAAGGTCATATGGTTGAACCATCAGCACCGTTAGTTCCAATTGATGATGATTCTTTACTATGGATTAATTCTGGCGTAGCAACGTTAAAAAAATATTTTGATGGAAGAGAAACGCCAAGAAAACCACGTATTGTGAATTCACAAAAAGCAATTAGAACAAATGACATTGAAAACGTAGGGTTTACTGCACGTCATCATACATTTTTTGAAATGTTAGGTAATTTCTCAATTGGTAATTATTTTAAAAAAGAAGCAATTGAATTTGCATGGGAATTTTTAACTAGTGAGAAATGGATGGCAATGGACCCTAAAATGTTGTATGTGACTGTTCATCCAGAAGATATTGAAGCGTATCGTATATGGAACGAGGATATTGGCTTAGAAGAAAGTAGAATTATTAGAATTGAAGGAAATTTCTGGGACATTGGTGAAGGTCCTTCCGGTCCTAATACAGAAATTTTCTATGACCGTGGAGATAGTTATGGTAAAGATGATCCAGCTGAAGAAATGTATCCAGGTGGAGAAAATGAGCGTTTCCTTGAAGTGTGGAATTTAGTTTTTAGTGAATTCAATCATAATAAAGACCACACATATACACCACTCCCTAATAAAAATATTGATACAGGTATGGGATTAGAAAGAATGGCATCATTAGCTCAAAATGTACGTACAAATTATGAAACAGATTTATTCATGCCAATAATCCGTGAAGTAGAAACACTATCAGGGAAAAAATATTTAGAAAAAGATGCATATGATGTTGCATTTAAAGTTATATCAGATCATATTCGTACGATTGCATTTGCAATTGCTGATGGTGCATTACCAGCTAACGAGGGTCGTGGTTATGTATTACGTCGCTTGTTACGTCGTGCTGTAAGATTTAGCCAATCTTTAGATATCAATGAACCATTTATGTATCAATTAGTTGATATAGTTGCTGATATTATGGAACCGTATTATCCAAACGTAAAAGAAAAGTCTGATTTTATTAAACGTGTAATCAAATCTGAAGAAGAACGTTTTCACGAGACATTAGAAGAAGGGCTCACTATTTTAAATAATCTTGTAGCTCAAGCAAAAAACCAATCTAATGAAATTAGTGGTAAAGATGCTTTTAAACTGTATGATACTTACGGCTTCCCTGTAGAACTAACTGAAGAGATTGCAACACAAGAAAATTTATCAGTAGATATGGCTACATTTGAGTCTGAAATGCAGCAACAAAGAGATAGAGCTAGACAAGCAAGACAAAATTCACAATCAATGCAAGTGCAAAGTGAAGTATTGAAGAAAATTACGACTGAAAGTAAGTTTGTTGGTTATGATGTGATGGACAGAGCAACTACAATAACTGATATCATTCATAATGGCGAATTAGTTGATACTGCAGAAGCTGGTGAGATTGTTTATTTCATCCTTAAAGAGACGCCGTTTTATGCAGTAAGTGGTGGTCAAGTTGCCGATGAAGGTAAAGTAAGTAATGAAAACTTTGAAATTGCAGTAACTGAAGTTACGAAAGCACCTAATGGTCAAAACTTACACAAAGGTGAGATTCAATTTGGTACAGTAAAAACAAATACAGAAGTGTCTGCAAGTGTTAACCATAAAGATCGTAGTGCAATTAAGAAAAACCACAGTGCAACACATTTATTACATGCAGCATTAAAAGAAGTGTTAGGCGAACACGTTAATCAAGCTGGCTCATTGGTTGAAGCAGATCGTTTAAGATTTGATTTTTCACATTTCGGCCCTATGACTCAAGAAGAAATTGATCAAGTGGAACGCAGAGTTAATGAAGAAATATGGAACAGCATTGAAGTTAACATCCAAGAAATGCCTATAGAAGAAGCTAAACAAATTGGTGCAATGGCATTATTTGGTGAGAAATACGGTGATGTAGTTAGAGTAGTAAATATGGCACCATTCTCAATTGAGTTGTGTGGCGGTATTCATGTTAATAACACTTCTGAAATTGGTCTATTTAAAATCGTAAGTGAATCAGGAACTGGTGCTGGAGTTAGACGAATAGAAGCTTTAACTGGTAAATCAGCTTTTCTATATTTAGAAACGATACAAACGCAATTTAATGCTGTTAAAACTCAAGTAAAAGTTAAAACAGATGACCAAGTATTAGATAAAGTAATACAAATGCAAACAGAAGAAAAAGAATTAGTGAAACAACTAGAACAAAAAAATAAAGAAGTTACTTCACTGAAAATGGGTGATCTTACAAACCAAGTTGAAGAAATTAATGGTTTGAAATTCCTTGCTGCCGAAGTTGAAGTGCCTAACGCCAAAGCTATACGTGAAACGATGGACGATTTTAAATCAAAACTACAAGACACAGTAATTGTACTAATTAGTAATGTAGATGGTAAAGTATCGTTAGTAGCAACTGTACCAAAAGCGTTTACTGATAAAGTAAAAGCTGGTGATATTATTAAAAATATGGCACCAATTGTAGGTGGTAAAGGTGGAGGTCGCCCAGACATGGCTCAAGGTGGCGGAACTCAGCCGGAAAACATAACAGAAGCATTACGATTTATTAAAGATTACATTAAATCGCTATAA
- a CDS encoding ATP-dependent RecD-like DNA helicase, which translates to MENPTLFNNSMIKGTVDAILFQNKENFYTVLKVDTIESNETFDSMPTIVGFFPDIAEGDVYTFKGQVVTHAKYGKQLKAETFEKELPQTKEAIISYLSSDLFKGIGKKTAQSIVNKLGENAISDILNDPTVLEKVPSLPKKKQKQIAEQIASNQETEQIIIRLHDLGFGPKLAMAIYQAYLGETLNVVENKPYQLVYDVKGIGFNKADTLARNVGIQFNDSERLKAGLLYVLEEECIKQGHTYLPTNNVLEMTQDMLSQPPAELIETQQLEQVLQDLVNDTKLIQQENEVAIPSLYYSELKSVQNLYRNFTYTNKLKEIEQSDLLLEIGEIEDRNKVTYADSQREALQTAINSKIMLLTGGPGTGKTTVIKGIVELYAELHGLSLDYDDYQNDDYPVVLGAPTGRASKRLSESTGLEAMTIHRLIGWNQDTQPEDILDNEISAKLIIIDEMSMVDTWLFHQFLSAVPIDAQVILVGDEDQLPSVGPGQVFKDLIDSKMIPRVNLTEVYRQQDGSSIIELAHRMKLGEKIDITQRFHDRNFINCTTEQIPSVVEKVVSSAVNKGYDMSDIQVLAPMYKGSAGIKKLNTVLQDILNPKEQDTREIEFGDIVFRKGDKVLQLVNRPSDNIFNGDIGVIVGIFWAKENALNKDVLVVDFEGNEITFVRQDLMELTHAYCTSIHKSQGSEFPIVIMPMVKQYFRMLQKPILYTGLTRAKQSLVFLGDPQAFDIGLKTHGQVRMTQLCVFLKAYFNNDEETESADVSKSFDSDIILSEENIFKINPMINMGEFSPYDFVED; encoded by the coding sequence ATGGAAAACCCTACACTATTTAACAATTCAATGATTAAAGGGACCGTTGACGCGATTTTGTTTCAAAATAAAGAAAATTTTTATACGGTTTTAAAAGTTGATACGATTGAATCCAACGAGACATTTGATTCAATGCCTACAATTGTAGGGTTTTTTCCAGATATTGCTGAAGGTGACGTTTATACATTTAAAGGCCAAGTAGTTACGCATGCGAAATATGGGAAACAATTAAAGGCTGAAACATTTGAAAAAGAGTTACCACAAACAAAAGAAGCAATTATAAGTTATTTATCCAGTGACCTTTTTAAAGGAATAGGTAAAAAAACAGCACAAAGTATTGTAAATAAATTAGGTGAAAATGCAATTAGCGACATATTAAATGATCCAACTGTATTAGAAAAAGTACCTAGCTTACCTAAAAAGAAACAAAAACAAATTGCTGAACAAATTGCAAGTAATCAAGAAACAGAACAAATTATTATTCGTCTTCATGATTTAGGTTTTGGGCCAAAGCTAGCAATGGCTATATACCAAGCATATTTAGGCGAAACACTCAATGTAGTTGAAAACAAGCCTTATCAACTTGTATATGACGTCAAAGGTATCGGCTTTAATAAGGCGGACACTTTAGCACGTAATGTAGGCATTCAATTTAATGATTCAGAACGTCTTAAAGCAGGTTTACTTTACGTGCTAGAAGAAGAATGCATAAAACAAGGCCATACATATTTACCAACTAATAATGTACTAGAGATGACTCAAGATATGTTATCACAACCGCCAGCTGAATTAATAGAAACACAGCAACTTGAGCAAGTTTTACAGGATTTAGTAAATGACACTAAATTAATCCAGCAAGAAAATGAAGTCGCTATTCCAAGTCTGTATTACTCAGAACTGAAAAGCGTACAAAATTTATACCGTAATTTTACTTATACAAACAAACTTAAAGAAATAGAGCAATCTGATTTACTGCTTGAAATCGGTGAAATTGAAGATCGCAATAAAGTGACTTATGCAGATTCGCAAAGAGAAGCCTTACAAACAGCGATTAACTCTAAAATAATGTTGCTGACAGGTGGTCCAGGTACAGGAAAAACTACTGTTATTAAAGGAATTGTTGAACTGTATGCAGAGTTGCATGGTTTATCCTTAGATTATGACGATTATCAAAATGATGATTATCCAGTAGTTTTAGGCGCGCCAACCGGAAGAGCATCGAAGCGTTTATCAGAGTCAACTGGTTTGGAGGCTATGACGATACATCGTCTAATAGGTTGGAATCAAGATACGCAACCAGAAGATATATTAGATAATGAAATTTCTGCAAAACTTATCATAATTGATGAAATGTCAATGGTTGATACATGGTTATTTCATCAATTTTTAAGTGCTGTACCTATCGATGCGCAAGTTATACTAGTCGGGGATGAGGATCAATTGCCATCTGTTGGACCTGGTCAAGTATTTAAGGATTTAATTGACTCGAAAATGATTCCTCGTGTGAATTTAACTGAAGTTTACCGTCAACAAGATGGTTCAAGTATTATTGAATTAGCGCACAGGATGAAGCTAGGAGAAAAGATTGATATTACACAACGATTTCATGATCGTAATTTTATAAACTGTACAACAGAACAGATACCCTCTGTTGTTGAAAAAGTAGTATCAAGTGCAGTGAATAAAGGTTATGATATGAGTGATATTCAAGTATTAGCTCCGATGTATAAAGGATCTGCAGGTATAAAGAAACTAAATACAGTATTACAAGATATCTTGAATCCTAAAGAACAGGATACTCGAGAAATTGAGTTTGGCGACATTGTTTTTAGAAAAGGTGATAAGGTATTACAACTTGTTAACCGACCAAGCGATAATATATTTAATGGTGATATTGGAGTTATTGTAGGTATCTTCTGGGCTAAAGAAAATGCGTTAAACAAAGATGTTTTGGTAGTTGATTTTGAAGGTAACGAGATTACGTTTGTTCGGCAAGATTTAATGGAATTAACACACGCTTATTGTACATCAATTCATAAGTCACAAGGTTCAGAATTTCCAATCGTTATTATGCCAATGGTTAAACAGTACTTTAGAATGCTTCAAAAACCTATATTATATACAGGTTTAACCCGTGCCAAACAGTCACTTGTGTTCTTAGGAGACCCACAAGCATTCGATATTGGCCTAAAGACTCATGGCCAAGTGAGAATGACACAATTGTGTGTGTTTCTTAAAGCGTATTTTAATAATGATGAAGAAACTGAAAGTGCTGATGTCAGTAAATCCTTTGATTCAGATATTATATTGTCTGAAGAAAATATATTTAAAATAAATCCAATGATTAATATGGGGGAATTTTCCCCGTATGACTTCGTTGAAGATTGA
- the sal gene encoding Sal family ABC-F type ribosomal protection protein — protein sequence MSFYYEQKPFEQYGQILIDKVLIEIEEGEHVAFLGDNGVGKSTLLHALKDTYRESAYLMEQDMTDYYEMTAMEFILFLKPQLAQLKKEILNNYEKISDYVALEGYEFEQEIITQAKLFDLTEIDLDKKVASLSGGQQTRVAILKAFLSKKSLILLDEPTNHLDMTMLDNLITNINKSKQTIVFVSHHRGFINQTASHIYQITRNGTRKFQGNYDHYKHVVDLAHQSQVNAYEKQQKEVKALEATIRRVNEWHSTSQQSTSVRDPIQQKRLSKLAQKAKVKESQLKQKVNEKQIEAPKNDNRDFHFNEQTRLRKRSLIRFENVSITINQQEIYTNANFEMKNKENILLTGPNGSGKSLFIAMIKQDIKPNKGDIYITPSLKMASFDQQNNNLNFNSSPLDMVMALDSVTRSEAQTILASFDFNKEKINQPIAFLSMGEKSRLQFVLLYFSNPHLLILDEPTNYFDIATQDLILKMIESFQGQVLIVTHDQYLQSKITATHWHINDKRLQNMSLNSKQPSDIKNTMKLLEDFKDIDENGHFETDN from the coding sequence ATGTCTTTTTATTATGAACAAAAACCATTTGAACAGTATGGACAAATACTGATTGATAAGGTGCTCATTGAGATAGAAGAAGGAGAACATGTTGCGTTTTTAGGAGACAATGGTGTTGGGAAATCAACACTCTTGCATGCGCTTAAGGATACTTATAGAGAAAGCGCATATTTAATGGAACAAGATATGACTGATTATTATGAGATGACAGCAATGGAATTTATCCTATTTCTAAAACCACAATTAGCTCAATTGAAAAAAGAGATACTAAATAATTATGAAAAAATAAGTGATTACGTTGCATTGGAAGGCTATGAATTTGAACAAGAAATCATTACGCAAGCAAAATTATTTGATTTAACGGAAATCGACTTAGATAAAAAGGTTGCGTCGCTTAGTGGAGGACAGCAAACACGTGTAGCGATACTAAAAGCATTTTTGTCAAAAAAATCGTTAATATTACTTGATGAACCTACTAATCATCTTGATATGACAATGCTAGATAATTTGATAACGAATATAAATAAATCTAAACAGACTATCGTTTTTGTATCGCATCACAGAGGATTCATCAATCAAACGGCATCACACATTTATCAAATAACACGTAATGGAACGAGAAAATTTCAAGGTAATTATGATCACTATAAACATGTTGTAGATTTGGCTCATCAATCACAAGTCAACGCTTATGAAAAACAACAAAAAGAAGTCAAAGCACTTGAAGCAACTATTAGACGAGTGAATGAATGGCATTCAACTTCACAACAATCAACTAGTGTGCGAGACCCAATACAACAAAAAAGGTTAAGCAAATTAGCTCAAAAAGCTAAAGTAAAGGAATCACAACTAAAACAAAAGGTTAATGAAAAGCAAATTGAAGCACCCAAAAATGATAATAGGGATTTTCATTTTAATGAGCAAACACGTTTGCGAAAGCGTAGCTTAATTAGATTTGAAAATGTTAGTATAACTATAAATCAACAAGAAATTTATACGAATGCTAACTTTGAAATGAAAAATAAAGAAAATATACTTTTAACGGGTCCGAATGGTAGTGGCAAATCATTATTTATCGCAATGATTAAACAAGACATAAAACCGAATAAAGGTGATATATATATTACGCCATCGCTTAAAATGGCTAGTTTTGACCAGCAAAATAACAACTTGAACTTTAACAGCAGCCCATTAGACATGGTGATGGCATTGGACAGTGTGACTCGTAGTGAAGCGCAAACGATTTTAGCTTCTTTTGATTTTAATAAGGAAAAAATTAATCAACCTATCGCATTTTTATCCATGGGCGAGAAAAGTAGATTGCAGTTTGTATTATTATATTTCTCAAACCCACATCTTCTTATTTTAGATGAACCAACCAATTATTTTGATATAGCTACGCAAGATTTAATATTAAAAATGATTGAAAGTTTTCAAGGTCAAGTACTTATCGTTACACATGATCAGTATTTACAATCAAAAATCACTGCTACGCACTGGCATATTAATGATAAGCGATTGCAAAATATGTCATTGAATAGTAAACAACCATCAGATATCAAAAACACTATGAAATTATTAGAGGATTTTAAAGATATTGATGAAAATGGTCATTTTGAAACAGACAACTAG
- a CDS encoding LLM class flavin-dependent oxidoreductase has translation MNNLKLSALNLVPIREGQDDQAAIKDMVKLAQDLEALEFERYWIAEHHNAPNLVSSATALLIQHTLEHTSKIRVGSGGIMLPNHAPLVVAEQFGTMGTVFPNRVDLGLGRAPGTDMMTASALRRDQHNGVYEFPEEVEQLSTYFGPANQQGYVRAYPAVNKQIPLYILGSSTDSAHLAARKGLPYVFAGHFAPQQMKDAIQIYKELFEPSDVLDKPYVIVCLNAIVADTDEQAEYLATTQAQVMVSITRGRMQPVQPPTDDLKGLLTPTEYEIAKQRMQQSLIGSKETVKAKIQDFIKEHGEIDELMAISYIYDQDAQLDSYKKLKTIVEEI, from the coding sequence ATGAACAATTTAAAATTATCTGCGCTTAACTTAGTACCAATCCGCGAAGGTCAAGATGATCAAGCAGCAATCAAAGATATGGTTAAACTTGCGCAAGATTTAGAAGCACTTGAATTCGAACGTTATTGGATAGCTGAACACCATAACGCTCCTAATTTAGTAAGTTCGGCAACTGCCTTATTAATTCAACACACACTAGAACACACTTCAAAAATACGTGTCGGTTCTGGTGGTATTATGTTACCAAATCATGCACCATTAGTTGTTGCAGAACAATTCGGAACAATGGGAACTGTTTTCCCAAACCGTGTAGACCTTGGATTAGGCCGTGCTCCAGGAACAGACATGATGACTGCTAGCGCTTTACGTAGAGATCAACATAACGGCGTTTATGAATTCCCTGAAGAAGTTGAACAACTTTCAACTTACTTTGGCCCAGCTAATCAACAAGGATATGTACGTGCCTATCCAGCTGTTAATAAGCAAATACCACTTTATATACTTGGTTCTTCTACAGATTCAGCGCATTTAGCCGCACGTAAAGGTCTACCATATGTGTTTGCTGGCCATTTTGCACCGCAACAAATGAAAGATGCTATTCAAATATATAAAGAACTATTTGAGCCATCTGACGTATTAGACAAACCTTATGTTATTGTTTGCCTTAATGCAATTGTTGCAGATACAGATGAACAAGCTGAATACTTAGCAACTACGCAAGCACAAGTAATGGTGAGCATCACTAGAGGTAGAATGCAACCTGTACAACCACCAACTGATGATTTAAAAGGGCTCTTAACGCCTACAGAATATGAAATTGCAAAACAAAGAATGCAACAATCCTTAATCGGGTCTAAAGAGACAGTTAAAGCTAAAATTCAAGACTTTATCAAAGAACACGGTGAAATAGATGAACTGATGGCAATTAGTTATATTTATGATCAAGACGCACAGTTAGATTCTTATAAAAAGCTCAAAACAATTGTCGAAGAGATATAA
- a CDS encoding CsbD family protein, translating into MADENKVEQAKGNVKETLGNVTDNKDLENEGKEDKTSGKAKEFVENAKDKANDVIDKFKK; encoded by the coding sequence ATGGCAGACGAAAACAAAGTAGAACAAGCAAAAGGTAACGTGAAAGAAACATTAGGTAACGTTACTGATAATAAAGATTTAGAAAACGAAGGTAAAGAAGATAAAACTTCTGGTAAAGCTAAAGAATTTGTAGAAAATGCAAAAGATAAAGCTAATGATGTTATCGATAAATTTAAAAAATAA
- a CDS encoding tetratricopeptide repeat protein, with protein MNQEQIYKLIKQGNFEEALKALFENIEASPKEVENYINAGILLAEAGEVEKAEKFFQRAITLDPENGAIYYNLGNVYYNEGRFNEAIKLYQQALKFNVDKVDTNYMIGMSFNQLEAFNEALPFLMTAAEQDDRDDAEVQFQYGLVLCHLEMFEQAIDQLNRVLVLDKKHADALYNLGLATYMQTENTDEAIRHFEAAVDANPDHVMSHHAIKTFKSIAEEE; from the coding sequence TTGAATCAAGAGCAAATATATAAATTAATCAAACAGGGTAATTTTGAAGAAGCACTTAAAGCACTATTTGAAAATATAGAAGCTAGTCCAAAAGAAGTTGAAAATTACATAAATGCTGGAATATTATTGGCTGAAGCGGGAGAAGTAGAAAAAGCTGAAAAATTCTTTCAAAGAGCAATCACTTTAGATCCGGAAAATGGTGCAATTTATTATAATTTAGGTAATGTATATTACAATGAAGGTCGTTTTAATGAAGCGATAAAATTATACCAACAAGCGCTAAAATTTAACGTTGATAAAGTTGATACAAATTACATGATTGGAATGTCTTTCAATCAACTAGAAGCATTTAACGAAGCTTTACCATTCCTAATGACTGCAGCGGAACAAGATGACCGTGATGATGCTGAGGTACAATTCCAATACGGACTTGTGTTATGTCATTTAGAGATGTTTGAACAAGCTATTGACCAGTTAAACCGAGTATTAGTACTCGATAAAAAACATGCAGATGCTCTTTATAATTTAGGTTTAGCGACTTATATGCAAACAGAAAATACTGACGAAGCTATTCGCCACTTTGAAGCGGCTGTCGATGCCAATCCAGATCATGTCATGAGCCATCATGCTATTAAAACTTTTAAATCTATCGCAGAGGAGGAATAA
- a CDS encoding cysteine desulfurase family protein — MEVYADYAATTPVKQEVIDKMMDIYSVHYGNPSSIHSIGRDARKYLDEARRTIASSFNAKPSEVIFTSGATESNNTAIKGMAYDQMHRGKHIITSKIEHHSVLHVFEQLEKEGFEVTYLDVDKQGIINLQQLKNAITEQTILVSIMFVNNEVGTVEPMYDIEEIVGKSNALFHVDAVQAIGHLEIDFHEFAIDAMSITAHKFGGPKGVGILLLKEGTSLKYQQLGGEQEAKRRAGTENLPQIVGLAEAVTLANQYRDENNVHLMNLKNTFLVSLQERSIPFELNGSMTDSTGHIVNLYLPFIDVETMLTLLDLSNIYVSSGSACTAGTTTPSHVLQAMYDEEDNRAKHSVRFSFNEQTTEQEIKYIATEIHKIYHKFKEDV; from the coding sequence ATGGAAGTATATGCAGATTATGCTGCTACAACACCAGTTAAGCAAGAAGTAATTGATAAAATGATGGATATTTATTCTGTTCATTATGGTAATCCGTCTTCCATTCATAGTATAGGGAGAGATGCACGGAAGTATTTAGATGAAGCACGTCGTACAATTGCATCTTCTTTTAACGCAAAACCAAGTGAAGTAATTTTTACAAGTGGTGCGACAGAATCTAATAACACTGCTATTAAAGGAATGGCTTATGACCAGATGCACAGAGGAAAACATATTATCACTTCCAAAATTGAGCACCATTCTGTACTCCATGTATTTGAGCAACTAGAGAAAGAAGGTTTTGAAGTCACATATTTAGATGTTGATAAACAAGGCATAATAAACCTTCAACAATTAAAAAATGCTATTACAGAACAAACGATTTTAGTTTCAATCATGTTTGTTAATAATGAAGTAGGTACCGTCGAACCAATGTACGATATTGAAGAAATTGTTGGTAAATCTAATGCGCTGTTTCATGTTGATGCAGTACAAGCGATTGGTCATTTAGAAATAGATTTTCATGAATTTGCCATTGATGCAATGAGTATTACTGCACACAAATTTGGTGGTCCTAAAGGCGTTGGAATACTACTACTAAAAGAAGGCACTTCATTAAAATATCAACAATTAGGTGGAGAACAAGAGGCTAAACGTAGAGCTGGTACTGAAAATCTACCGCAAATTGTTGGATTAGCTGAAGCTGTTACACTTGCAAACCAATATAGAGACGAAAACAATGTCCATTTAATGAATCTTAAAAATACATTCTTAGTTTCATTACAAGAACGCTCAATCCCATTTGAATTAAATGGTTCTATGACAGATTCAACTGGCCACATTGTAAATTTATATTTACCATTTATAGATGTAGAAACAATGCTAACTTTATTAGATTTATCCAATATATATGTTTCATCAGGTTCAGCTTGTACTGCAGGGACTACAACACCATCACATGTATTACAAGCAATGTATGATGAAGAAGATAATCGAGCAAAACATTCGGTAAGGTTTAGTTTTAATGAACAAACAACTGAACAAGAAATAAAATATATAGCTACAGAAATTCATAAAATTTATCATAAATTTAAGGAGGACGTATAA